The sequence CCAGCTTCATCCAGCGCCACCTGCAGATCGGCTACAACCGCGCCGCCCGCATCATCGAGCGCATGGAGGCGGACGGCGTGATCAGCACCGCCAACCATGTCGGCAAGCGCGAGGTCCTCGCCCGCTCGGCCGACGACGCGGCGTAGCTCTCGAATGCCCCCACCCCAGCCCTCCCCCACGCTTACGCGCGGGGGAGGGAGTAGGAAGCGCACTTCTTACCCCCTCCCTCGCCGCCAGGCGGGGGAGGGCCGGGGTGGGGGCACCTCGGCCTTGCGCCTCGCCGCGAGGAGCGCCATCTACACCCCGTCATGCGGATGCCAATCCTTGCCGCGGCGGCCCTCGCCCTCGGGCTCGCCCTCCTCCCCGCCCCGGATCTCGCCGCCAAGCCGCCGGAGCCGGCGCCGCTCAACGATCGCGACCGCGCCGATCTCTCGCGCATCGAGGGCTATCTCAATGGCGTGCGCACCATGGTCTCGCCCTTCATGCAGACGGCGAGCGACGGATCGGTTGCCAGCGGCACGCTGTTTTTGCAGCGGCCGGGCAAGCTGCGCATCGAATACGATCCGCCCACGCCGGTGCTCATCGTCAGCGCCTCGGGCCAGCTTGTCTATTACGACAAGACCCTGCAGCAGGTGACCTATGTGCCGACCAGCTCCACCCCGGCCGGCGTCTTGGTCCAGGAGCCGGTTCAGCTCTCGGGCGAGGTCACGGTAACGCGCCTGCAGCACGGCCCCGGCGTCATCCGGGTGACCTTGGCGCGCACCGCTGAGCCGGAGGCCGGGCGCGTCACCCTCATCTTCTCCGACCAACCCTTGCAGCTGAAGCAATGGACCGTGGTCGACGGCCAGGGCATCGAGACCCAGGTGGCGCTGTTGGATCCGGTCCTGGGCGGCCCGATCGATCCCAAGCGCTTCGAATTCACCGACCCCCGGACGCGCAGTTCGGGCGCCCGTTAGCCGCCGCTCCGCCTCCGCCGACGCACGGGTTCTTGTAGCGTCGAGGCGTCGCCGCGCTTGCCGATCGGCCCTGCCTCGCGGTATTTCATAGGGATCTTAGAACCCTAGCGGATGGCGTCATGACGCCGTTGATCGGCATTCCCGCCTGCGCCCGCATCAAGACCCCCGGGCCGATTCACCATGTCGGCGAGAAATACATCAACGCCGTGGTCAACGGCGCCGAGGGCTTGCCGGTGCTGATCCCAGCACTCGGCGGCAACGTCGACCTGGATGAGCTCGTTGCCCGCCTCGATGGCCTCTTGTTGACCGGCAGTCCTTCCAATGTCGAGCCGCACCACTATGGCGGCCCGGCGTCGCGCGAAGGCACCGAGCACGATCCCAAGCGCGATGCCACCACGCTGCCGCTGATCCGCAAGGCGGTGGCCGCGGGTCTGCCTTTGTTGGCGATTTGCCGCGGCATCCAGGAGCTGAATGTCGCCTTCGGCGGCAGCCTGCACCAGCTCGTGCACGAGGTCGACGGCAAGCGCGACCATCGCTCCGACAAGTCGAAGGCGATCGACCGGCGCTACGACCCGGCGCATCCGTTGCATCTGACGCCAGGCGGCATGCTCGCCCGTCTCTACGGCGCCGAGGAGGTGATGGTGAACTCGCTCCATGCCCAGGGCATCGACCGGCTCGGCGCCGGGCTCATGGTGGAGGGGACCGCCCCCGACGGCCTCATCGAAGCGGTCAGCGTCATCGGCGCCCGCGCCTTCGCCTTGGGCGTGCAATGGCATCCCGAGCATCCGAGCCTGGAAAGTCCGGTCTCCAAGCCATTGTTCCAGGCCTTCGCGCGGGCCTGCCGCGAGCGCGCCGAAGCGCGGGCTCGGGCCCGCGCGGCTTAGCCGTCGCGGCCCATCAAGTTCTCGCGTCGCGTCCTATAGTGCAGGCTGCAGGCGCCGGCGCGCCGGTTGCACCGGGATCTTCAAAGCATGGCGGTCACCGTCACCATCAGGCAATGGCCCGAGCCCATTGCCGCCGAGCCGGATCGGACCATCCTGGAGGCAGCGCTCGCGGCGGGCGTGCCCTATCCCCATGGCTGCCGGTCCGGCACCTGCGGGGCGTGCAAGTCGCTTCTCGTTGCCGGCGAGGTGATCTTGTCGCCTTATTCCAAGTTCGCCTTGAGCGAGGCCGAGCGCCGGCGTGGGCTGATCCTGGCTTGCCGGGCGCGGGCCGCCGCGCCGGTCGAGGTCGCATGGCTCGAGCCTCCGGATGAGGTGCTGCATCCCGTTCGCCTCCTCGGCTGCCGGGTCGTGGATCTCGCCGACCTCACCCATGACATCAAGCGCGTCACGCTCGCCATCGAGACCGGTCGCCCCTTCACCTTCGCCGCCGGTCAATATGCGAGCCTGACCTTCCCGGGACAGGCACCCCGCGACTATTCGATGGCGAATCGCCCGAGCGAGGCACGGCTCGACTTCCACATCAGGCGCATGGTGGGCGGGGCCGCCAGCCGCTTCGTCACCTCGGCCTTGCAGATGGGTGACGGGGTCGGCCTCGAAGGTCCCTTCGGCCAGTGCTATCTCCGCGAGGCGCATCGGGGCCCGATCCTGGCGCTCGCCGGCGGCTCCGGCCTGGCACCGATCAAATCGATCGTGGAAACCGCGCTGGCCCACGGGCAATCCCAGCCGATTCATCTCTATTTCGGCGTTCGCAGCGAGCGCGACCTCTATCTGGAGGAGCATTTTCGAAGGCTCGCCCGCGACTTCCCGAATCTCACGGTCCATCCCGTGCTCTCCGAGCCCGAGCCAGGCACCTTGCGTCGCACCGGCATGCTGCACCAGGCGGTGGCGGCGGACTTCGCCGATCTCGCCGGGGCCAAGGCCTATGTCGCCGGGCCGCCGGTGATGGTGGAGGCGGTCGCCCCGGTCTTGCTCGAGCGCGGCCTCAGAAGCGAGGATCTCCACGCCGATCCGTTCACCACCGAGGCGGATAAAGCCATGGGCGGCCGGGCGGTGGCGGCGGCACCTTGAGCAGCGCCGCCCTTTGATGGAAGATCTCCGGCGATCCGAATGAAGACCATTCCCCTGAACCAGCCGCCGCCACCGCCGCCCGGGCCCGAGGCGGCGCTGGCCGCGATCGATCGCTTTCGCCAGCTCATCTCCAACGGCTCGTGGTTCGCGGCCGTGGGCGCCCGCCTGACCGCGGCCGAGCTTGGCGAAGCCGCCTCCTATCTGGCCGCCCTCGCCGTCGGCCGCTGGACGATCAATCCTGTCGCCGACTGGGCAGAGGCCAAGGCCCTGGCGAAGGGGGCGAGCTGGGATCCGTCCTGGCAGGATGCGGAACGGGAGCTGCACGAACGACTCTTCGCCCAGGCGCGCCGGCTGATCGTCGGGGTGGCGCTCATCGACGCTCTGGACCGGGTGACGGAAGCGGCCTCCGATGCCGTCAACGGCGCCGCCGCCCTGGTATCGGCGCGGTCGGGTGCCGCCGATCCGGCGCTGCTGCGCGTGGCCACGACGGCTGCCACGCAAGCTTGCTATCAAGCAGCCCTGGCGCTGGCGACCGGCGGCAATGCCGACCATCCCTTCTCGACCAAGCATCGTCTGTTCGCCGCCGGGCGTTGGCCGCTCGGCGTCATCCACGGGCAATTCCACGTTTTCTAGAAGCGCGCCCGATTCCAAAAGCGCCCCCTATTCCAAAAACGACGGAGCACCCTCGACCATGACTGCCTCGAAAATCCGCGCCGAGCCTCTCTATGCCATCCCGATCTGGGCCATCCCGACGGTGCCGGTCGCGGGCGAGGCGGTCCTTTTCCCGGTGCGCCGCATCTACTGCGTGGGACGCAACTACGCCGCGCACGCCCGCGAGATGGGGGCCGATCCCACCCGCGAGGATCCGTTCTTCTTCGCCAAACCGGCGGATGCGATCGTCGCCGACGGCGCCACCATTCCATTTCCGCCGGCGACGAAGAATCTGCACCACGAATTCGAGCTGGTGGTGGCGCTCAAAGCCGGCGGCGCCAAGGTCCCGGTCGCAACCGCCCTCGACCTCGTCTACGGCTATGCGGCCGGTCTCGACATGACCAGGCGCGATCTGCAGAACGCCGCCAAGGCGACCGGCAAGCCCTGGGACATGGGCAAGGGCTTCGACCGATCGGCACCCTGCTCGGCGATCGTGCCGGCAAAGCGCATCGGCCATCCGAGCCGCGGCAAGATCCAGCTCAAGGTCAATGGCACGGTCAAGCAGGAAGGCGCCCTCGGCGATCTCATCTGGAACGTGGCCGAGACCATCGCCTTCCTCTCCGGCCTGGTGGAGCTCGCCGCCGGCGATCTCATCTATACCGGCACGCCCGAAGGCGTGGGCCCGGTCCAGCCCGGCGACCTCCTCGAAGGCCACATCGAAGGTGTCGCCGATCTTTCCATCCGCTACGCCAAATGAGCTTCAGGATCACCACCTGGAACGTCAACTCGGTCAGGCTTCGCATCGATCTGGTGAAGCGGATCCTCACGGAGCTGAAGCCCGATCTCCTTTGCCTGCAGGAGATCAAGGTCGACACGCCCTTGTTTCCGGCCGAGCCCTTGGCCGAGATCGGCTACGCCCACCAGGCGGTCTCCGGCATGAAGGGCTACAACGGTGTCGCCATCCTCGCCCGCAAGCCCTTCGCCGGCAAGGATACCCTCGACTGGTGCGACAAGACCGACAGCCGGCATATCTGGTGCGCGCTCGCCAACGGCATCGAGGTGCACAATATCTACGTCCCTTCCGGGGGCGACGTGCCCGATCCCGAAGAGAACGACAAGTTCGCCCACAAGCTCCGCTTCCTGGATGAGGTCACAAGCTGGTTCGGCGGCGCCCGCAAGCCCTCGAAGCCGATGATCCTGGTGGGCGATCTCAACATCGCTCCCTTGGAGCATGATGTGTGGTCGCATAAGCAGCTCCTGGACGTGGTCTCGCACACGCCGATCGAGGTGGAGAAGCTGACGGCCATGCAGCGCGGCCTCGGCTGGGTCGATGCGGTGCGCCACTTCGTGCCGGCGAGCGAGAAGCTCTACACCTGGTGGAGCTACCGGGCCCATGATTGGCAGGTCTCCAACCGCGGCCGGCGCTTGGACCATGTCTGGGTGACCAAGCCCTTGGCGAAATCGCTGGAGCGGGCCGAGGTGCTCGCCCGCGCGCGGGGCTGGGAGAAAGCCTCCGACCACGTGCCGGTCACCGTCGAACTGGATCTTTAGTTCCGCCGACGTCGCCCCCACCCCGGCCCTCCCCCAGCCGAGCTGGGGGAGGGTGATAGAGGCGAGTCTTTAGACTCCCTCCCCCATGCGTAGCGTGGGGGAGGGTCGGGGTGGGGGCATGCCCGGCCCGCGTGTCACGGGGGAGGGCCCGTCATGTATTCGCGACATGAGCTTGCCGACGATTTTCGCCGATTGGGTGTCGCCCCGGGCGACACCGTCATGTTGCACGCCTCGGTGCGCAGGGTTGGCGCGGTCGCCGGCGGACCGGATCAGATTCACCTGGCGCTCAAGGATGCGCTGACCGCCGACGGCTTGCGCGAGCGAGCGGTCTAGAGCCACATCCGTTATGACAGCACGAAATCGTATCGGCCGATCTTGCCTTCGCCCGAGTCGCCGATCTTCATCAGCAGCTTTTCGTTGAAGATCGGATCGCGGCGATTCTGCGGCTCGCCCGGGAAATACAGCTGGGTCGTCAGCACGCGGCCGCCGGGCCTCTGCACCTTCACATGGTAGTGCCGGGTGCGGCCGGGATAGAGGGCCGGCACGATCGTCTCGAACCACCAGCGCCCGCTGTCGTCGGTCAGCTGATAACCCCGCAACCTGAATCCGGTGTTGTCGTAGGCGCCGCTCTCGTCGGCATGCCAAAGCTGAATGAGCGCCTTCGCAACCGGCCGGCAAGCGGCGTCGACGACGAAACCGGCGACCGCAATCCTCTCGCCCCGAGGCGCGTCGGCGGCGAGGTCGCGCTTCAGCGGGGCATTGGGCTTGAAGTAGGGGCCCTCGGTTTGAGCAAGCGTAACCGGAGCATGGTCGATGCATTCCGGCGTGAGCTCCAGGGGAGGTGCGGCCTGAGCGGCGGCGCGATGGAGCGCCAACGGCGCAAGGCCGGATCCAGCGAGGAAGGCCGCTAGGAAACTGCGGCGTGTCGGCACCATCGGTCTGCTCCTTCGAATGTGCAAGAGAGGCCGCCGCAGCATGCGAAGGCCTCTGCCCATATAGATGGGGGTATCGGGTGTAACCGACCAATTCACGTCCGATCACGGGAAACCCTGCGCCGGGATTTGGGGAGAGGGAGGCGAGAAAGCGGCCGGATCAAGGTTCAAGCCGAAGCTTTGGATGCCCGCGACTCTATTCCACCGGATAGTCGTAGCGGATGAAGCCGTTGAAGCGTGCCAGCGTGTCGTAAAGGGCGCGGGCCCGCGCGTTGTCTTGCCTGGTCTGCCAGTAGAACCGGGGGGCGCCCCGCTGGCGGGCCGCTTCCGCCACCCGTTCGATCAGCGCGCGGGCCACACCCCGGCCGCGCGCCCTCTCGTCGACGAACAGATCCTGCAGATAGCAGATGTCGTCCATCCAGACATGAGCGTGGAAGAGATAGTGCGCGATTCCGACCAGTGCCCCATCGAGATGCGCGCCGACTCCGTAAATGCCGTCGCCGCGGAGCAAACGCTGCCACGTCGCCTCATAGCGGGATGGAGGCAGCTCGGTCTCGTAGAAGGTCTTGTAGCCGCGCGCGAGATCCTCCCAACGTGCGCGGTCCGCCGGTGCCAGCGGAGTGATCGCGATGGCGGCCCGGCCTAGCGCAGGAGCAGCACCGCCCACGGACTCAGTCGGCGGCATAGTTCGCCAGCAGGTCGTCGACGGCATCAGCGGTGGTGAACGCCTTCAGATAATCCGGCAGCGGCGTCGCGGGCTTCAATCTGGGATCGGCGATGGCCTGGCCGGCAACGGTCGTGAGCGGCACCACGCCGGCCCAGACGGGCAGCGCATAGTCCGGCTCGTCGTCCACCGGCGGGCCGGTGCGCACCTTGGCGACGGCGTCTTCGATGGTCATCGCCATCACCGTTGTCGCCTTCAACTCCTGCGCGTTGGGCGGGCGGATCTCTGCCCAGCGCCCGGGTGCCACCCGCTCGACGAAGGCTTCGAGCGCCTTCAGCTTGGCGGCGCCATCTTCGAGCTTATGCGCGGTGCCGAAGGCCAGCACCGAGCGATAGTTGATGGAATGGTGGAAGCCGGAGCGGGCCATGACCAGCCCATCGACGTGGGTCACGGTCAGGCACACCTTGAGGCCCACCGATTGCGCGCGCAGCATGCGGCTCGCCGAGGAGCCGTGCCAGTACAGCGCCTCACCCTCGCGCCAGAACGAGGTCGGCGTCACATAGGGTTGTCCGTCGATGACGTAGCCGACATGGGCGATGAAGGCGGCATCGAGCACGGCGTGCACGGTCTGGCGATCGTAGTGCGCCCGCTTCGGCAGGCGCTTGATGCGCGAGCGCGGGGTCGGCGTGTAGGCGTCCATGGCTGCTCCTCGATCTCCCTTGCAAGGCCGACCATCGCCCATAAAGTGGTTGGAAAGTAAGGTCCAGATTTGCTTGAATGATAGTACCAGTTTGGAGACCAAGGTGACCGCCACCCCACGCACCGACCGCTCGGCTCGCCAGCCCCTCCTATCGCTGTCCCTCGACCCCGAGGGTCCGCTGCCGCTGCATCGCCAACTCTATCAGCAGCTCCGGGAGGCGATCCTGGGGCGCCGCTTGACCTCAGGCATGCGGTTGCCGTCGAGCCGGCTCTTGACCCAAGAGCTCGGCATCTCCCGCAACACCGTGCTCGCCGCCTTGGATCAGCTGACCGCCGAGGGCTACCTCGCACCCCGGCGGGGCTCGGGCAGCTTCGTGGCCGCACTCGCCCCGGAGCCGGCTCTGCCGGCGCGGCAGCCGACGCCGCGGCCTGAGAAGGCCGCGACGCTGAAACCGTCAGGGCGCAGCCGACAGCTCGCCGTTTCCGCCCCGCAACGCCTCGTCACCGGCGGCGCCTTTACACCGGGGTTGGCCGATCATCGCGAGTTTCCCTTTGCCCTGTGGTCGCGGCTGTTGGCGAAATCCTGGCGGGATCCCCCGGCGGCTTTGGTCGGGCCCGGCGAGGCGCAAGGGCATCAGGGCTTGCGCCGCGCGATCGCCCGCTATCTAGGGGCGATGCGCGGCGTCGTCTGCGCGCCGGAGCAGGTGTTCATCGTCAACGGCGCCCGCCAGGCGGTGGATCTGGCGGCGCATGCGCTGATCGACCACGGCGACATCGCCTGCGTGGAGGAGCCGGGATGGCCGGGGCTGCGCGGTACCTTGGCGGCGAACGGCGCGCTTCTCGTCCCGGTGCCGGTCGACGAGTTCGGCATGACGGTGGCGAGCGGGCTTCGAGTCCGCCTCATCGCGGTCGCCCCCTCGCACCAATATCCCTTGGGCGTCACCATGAGCTTGGCGCGCCGCCTCGAGCTCATCCAATGGGCGAAGCGGAGCGACGCTTGGATCCTCGAGGACGACTACGATAGCGAGTTCCGCTATGGCGGCCGACCGCTCGCCGCCCTCCAGGGCCTCGATGAGGAAGGCCGCGTCGTCTATGTCGGTACCTTCTCCAAGGTGCTGTTCGCCTCGCTGCGCCTGGCTTATCTGGTGGTGCCGCCGGAGCTCGTCGACATCGTGGCGAGGGTCCGCCCCAGCCTCGATGACTATCCCTCCGCGATCGCCCAGCCGGCGCTGGCGGAGTTCATCGACGCCGGGCATTTCGTCGCCCACATCCGGCGCATGCGCCGGCGCTATCAGGCGCGCCAGGAAATTCTGCTGGATGCGGCCGGGCGGCATCTTTCCGGTCTTCTCGACATCGAGCCATGCGCAGCGGGCATGCATCTGGTGGCCCGGCTCGGCCGGGCCCTCGCCGGCCGCCAGGATGACCGCACTCTCTCAGGGCTCGCCGCCGCTTCGGGCATCACCGCACCGGCGCTCTCCAGCTACTTCCACGGGCCGGTCGGCGCCCAAGGCCTGCTCCTCGGCTACGCGCCGGTGGCCGAGGACGAGATCGAGCCTGCGGTCAGACGGCTGGCGCAAGCGCTCGGCGCTGCTCGCCAAGGGTGATAATTTCTGCGCACCGGGAAATCGCTGTCCGCGAGGCTGCTGTCGGGGAGGGCACGAGGCGATTGGTTCAAATCAAATACCCGACGAACGATCGGACGCTGTCGGCCGAGCGGGTTGGGTGTATGATGCATAAGCAAGGTCCAAGAGGTCCCTGATGAGATACCGGATCGCTCTTCGCCATTCAGAAGAAGGTTACAGCGTTTCCGTGCCCGGGCTGCCCGGCTGCTGGTCTCAGGGGGCAACCGAGCCGGAGGCCCTCGAGAATATTCGCGACGCGATTCGGGACTACCTGGCGGTCGTCGAGCAGCAGCTAAAGGGCGAGGACATCCGCGAGATCGAGGTCGCTCCCTAAGCTTGCCCAAGATCGCCGGCGTCAATCATCTCGAGGCGGTCCGCGCCCGGGAGAAGGCTGGTTTCCGGATCGCCCGTCAGGGCAAGCATATCGTCATGACCAACGGGGTCCGGATCGTGACGATCCCGCGCCACAATCCGGTCAACGCTTTCACCATGGGCGGCATCGTCCGCGACGCCGGGCTCACAGTCGAGGAGCTTCGCACGCTGCTTTAGCGTGGCGCACGCCTCCGCCGCATTCCCACGCGCAAAGCGGCGTGAGCGGACGCCCGGCGCCTAGGCCTCGGGCTTCAGCGCTGTCACCTCGATCTCGACCCTCATCTCCGGGAAGGTCAAGGGCGTGCAGATGGTGGTGTTCGCCGGCCGGGTCTTGTCGAAGTGCCGCTTCATCACCCTGGACACGGTCATGACGTCGGCGGGATCGGGCACATAGACCCTGACCCGGACCACGTCCTCCAGGCTGGAGCCGGCCTTCGCCAAGGCCTCGCGGATATTGGCGATCGCCTGTTCGCTCTGCGCTTCCGCACCGTCGGCGAAGGCTCCGGTCTTGAAGTCGGCGCCGACGGTGCCGCTGACGAAGACGAAGCGGCCATCGACGACGGCGCGGGCATAACCCGCCAGCTCCTCATATTTGGAGCCGGAATAGATCCATTGCCGCGCCATCGCCGTCGCCGGGACCCTCGCCCCCGCCGCTCAGCCGTCCACCTGCTTGATCAAGGCCGCCATCTCCTCGGCGGAGAAGGTATGGTCGATGCCGAGCTCCTCACCCTTGATGTTCCACACCAGGCCGAGCCCGCTCACATCGCCATTGGCGTCGAACTCCAATGGGCCGGTGGCGCCGCTGTAGCGGATCGGCTTGCCCTCTTTGATGAGCTGGATCGCCTTCTTGTACTCATCCGGCCCGGTGCCGACGACGGTGCCGGATGCGTTTTGAATCTTGCGCACCGCATCGCGGATCGCCGGCCCGGAGAGATCGGGCGCCATGTTCATGGCGAGCGCCATCACCACGATGGCGTCGTACTGGTTCGGCAGGCCCGGACCGTCGGCGCTGCGATTGAAGGCGGCCTGGTAGGCCTTGCGGAACGACTCCACCTGCGGGGTGTTGGCCGGCGCGAAATCCGTGCCGAACGCCTTCTGCAGGAACTTGGCGCCGACCGCCTTCACATATTCAGGTGCGCGCGCGGAGTTGATGAGGATGATGTTCTGGTGCCCGCCCAAGGACAGCCATTCCCGCGTGATGGTGGCCGCATCCTGGGGGAAGGCGACGAAGAACGCCGCGTCCGGCTTCTCGGCCAAGGCGAGGTTCACCTCCGGCCGGTAGGAGGGCTGGTTGTCGTTGAACGGGATCGCCTTCGTTACCTCGCCGCCGAGCTTCTTGAACGCGGCCGAGAAGTCCTTGACCAAGCCGGTGCCGAAATCGGTGTTGACGTAGATGATGGTGACCTTCTTGTAGCCGCGGTCGGCCGCCGCCTTGGCCGTGGTGTAGGCCTGCATCTTCACGGTCGGGAAGGTGCGGAAGAAGAAGCCGCCGGTCTTACCTTCCTGGGACAAGGTGGTGAAGGTGGTCGCGGTCGAGCAGCAGCTGATCATCGGAATCTTCGAGGGTGCCGCCACCGCGTTCAGGATCGGCAAGCTGACGCCGCTGGAGACCGTGCCCGACAGCACCGGCACATGCTCGACCTCGACCAGATATTTGGCCGCGTCGACGCCAACCGTCGGCTGACCCTGGTCGTCGCGCAGAATGAACTGCACCGGGCAGCCCTTGACGCCGCCGCCCTGATTGACGTGGTCGATGGCGAGTTGGGCGCTGTCGGCGATGTTCTTGCCGACTGGTCCCATCGAGCCGGTCAAGGGCAGGACGCCGCCGAATTTGACCGGACAGGAGACCTGGCCTTGGGCCTGGGCTTGGCCGAAGGAGGACGCCGCGATGAGCAGGGCGCCGATGGCAACGACTAGGATTCGTTTCATGGTTTTGTCTCCCGTCCGATGCTTGACCGCCAAGAGCCTACAACGGTTGCCGGACGAGATCACCCGACATGACGGGAGACCGCCGAGGTCTCGCCGATGAGCCCGCGCGGCTTGTAGAGGAGCGCCAGCACCAGGACGAGCCCGATCAGGATGCTTTGCACCGCCCCGCCCTGCGCCTGATAGGCGACGGGAATGAGCTTGGAGATCAAGGTGCCGCTCGCCGTCCAGATGCCCCAGACGATGAAGGCGCCCAGGAGTGCGCCCTTGTTGTTGCCGCTGCCGCCGACGATCAGCATCGCCCAGATCTGGAAGGTGATGATGGGCGTGAAATCGAACGGGCTGACGAAGCCGATGAAGCTCACATAGAGCGCGCCGGCGAGGCCCATGAGGGTGGCGCCCAACACGAAGGCCTGCATGCGGAAGCGCTGCGCGCTCTTGCCCAAGGCGATGGCGGCCTCCTCGTCTTCGCGGATGGCCT is a genomic window of Pseudomonadota bacterium containing:
- a CDS encoding type II toxin-antitoxin system HicA family toxin; translation: MPKIAGVNHLEAVRAREKAGFRIARQGKHIVMTNGVRIVTIPRHNPVNAFTMGGIVRDAGLTVEELRTLL
- a CDS encoding ABC transporter substrate-binding protein translates to MKRILVVAIGALLIAASSFGQAQAQGQVSCPVKFGGVLPLTGSMGPVGKNIADSAQLAIDHVNQGGGVKGCPVQFILRDDQGQPTVGVDAAKYLVEVEHVPVLSGTVSSGVSLPILNAVAAPSKIPMISCCSTATTFTTLSQEGKTGGFFFRTFPTVKMQAYTTAKAAADRGYKKVTIIYVNTDFGTGLVKDFSAAFKKLGGEVTKAIPFNDNQPSYRPEVNLALAEKPDAAFFVAFPQDAATITREWLSLGGHQNIILINSARAPEYVKAVGAKFLQKAFGTDFAPANTPQVESFRKAYQAAFNRSADGPGLPNQYDAIVVMALAMNMAPDLSGPAIRDAVRKIQNASGTVVGTGPDEYKKAIQLIKEGKPIRYSGATGPLEFDANGDVSGLGLVWNIKGEELGIDHTFSAEEMAALIKQVDG
- a CDS encoding type II toxin-antitoxin system HicB family antitoxin, translated to MRYRIALRHSEEGYSVSVPGLPGCWSQGATEPEALENIRDAIRDYLAVVEQQLKGEDIREIEVAP
- a CDS encoding gamma-glutamyl-gamma-aminobutyrate hydrolase family protein encodes the protein MTPLIGIPACARIKTPGPIHHVGEKYINAVVNGAEGLPVLIPALGGNVDLDELVARLDGLLLTGSPSNVEPHHYGGPASREGTEHDPKRDATTLPLIRKAVAAGLPLLAICRGIQELNVAFGGSLHQLVHEVDGKRDHRSDKSKAIDRRYDPAHPLHLTPGGMLARLYGAEEVMVNSLHAQGIDRLGAGLMVEGTAPDGLIEAVSVIGARAFALGVQWHPEHPSLESPVSKPLFQAFARACRERAEARARARAA
- a CDS encoding PLP-dependent aminotransferase family protein; amino-acid sequence: MAAPRSPLQGRPSPIKWLESKVQICLNDSTSLETKVTATPRTDRSARQPLLSLSLDPEGPLPLHRQLYQQLREAILGRRLTSGMRLPSSRLLTQELGISRNTVLAALDQLTAEGYLAPRRGSGSFVAALAPEPALPARQPTPRPEKAATLKPSGRSRQLAVSAPQRLVTGGAFTPGLADHREFPFALWSRLLAKSWRDPPAALVGPGEAQGHQGLRRAIARYLGAMRGVVCAPEQVFIVNGARQAVDLAAHALIDHGDIACVEEPGWPGLRGTLAANGALLVPVPVDEFGMTVASGLRVRLIAVAPSHQYPLGVTMSLARRLELIQWAKRSDAWILEDDYDSEFRYGGRPLAALQGLDEEGRVVYVGTFSKVLFASLRLAYLVVPPELVDIVARVRPSLDDYPSAIAQPALAEFIDAGHFVAHIRRMRRRYQARQEILLDAAGRHLSGLLDIEPCAAGMHLVARLGRALAGRQDDRTLSGLAAASGITAPALSSYFHGPVGAQGLLLGYAPVAEDEIEPAVRRLAQALGAARQG
- a CDS encoding pyridoxamine 5'-phosphate oxidase family protein, coding for MDAYTPTPRSRIKRLPKRAHYDRQTVHAVLDAAFIAHVGYVIDGQPYVTPTSFWREGEALYWHGSSASRMLRAQSVGLKVCLTVTHVDGLVMARSGFHHSINYRSVLAFGTAHKLEDGAAKLKALEAFVERVAPGRWAEIRPPNAQELKATTVMAMTIEDAVAKVRTGPPVDDEPDYALPVWAGVVPLTTVAGQAIADPRLKPATPLPDYLKAFTTADAVDDLLANYAAD
- the xth gene encoding exodeoxyribonuclease III — its product is MSFRITTWNVNSVRLRIDLVKRILTELKPDLLCLQEIKVDTPLFPAEPLAEIGYAHQAVSGMKGYNGVAILARKPFAGKDTLDWCDKTDSRHIWCALANGIEVHNIYVPSGGDVPDPEENDKFAHKLRFLDEVTSWFGGARKPSKPMILVGDLNIAPLEHDVWSHKQLLDVVSHTPIEVEKLTAMQRGLGWVDAVRHFVPASEKLYTWWSYRAHDWQVSNRGRRLDHVWVTKPLAKSLERAEVLARARGWEKASDHVPVTVELDL
- a CDS encoding fumarylacetoacetate hydrolase family protein; the encoded protein is MTASKIRAEPLYAIPIWAIPTVPVAGEAVLFPVRRIYCVGRNYAAHAREMGADPTREDPFFFAKPADAIVADGATIPFPPATKNLHHEFELVVALKAGGAKVPVATALDLVYGYAAGLDMTRRDLQNAAKATGKPWDMGKGFDRSAPCSAIVPAKRIGHPSRGKIQLKVNGTVKQEGALGDLIWNVAETIAFLSGLVELAAGDLIYTGTPEGVGPVQPGDLLEGHIEGVADLSIRYAK
- a CDS encoding GNAT family N-acetyltransferase, whose protein sequence is MPPTESVGGAAPALGRAAIAITPLAPADRARWEDLARGYKTFYETELPPSRYEATWQRLLRGDGIYGVGAHLDGALVGIAHYLFHAHVWMDDICYLQDLFVDERARGRGVARALIERVAEAARQRGAPRFYWQTRQDNARARALYDTLARFNGFIRYDYPVE
- a CDS encoding 2Fe-2S iron-sulfur cluster binding domain-containing protein, giving the protein MAVTVTIRQWPEPIAAEPDRTILEAALAAGVPYPHGCRSGTCGACKSLLVAGEVILSPYSKFALSEAERRRGLILACRARAAAPVEVAWLEPPDEVLHPVRLLGCRVVDLADLTHDIKRVTLAIETGRPFTFAAGQYASLTFPGQAPRDYSMANRPSEARLDFHIRRMVGGAASRFVTSALQMGDGVGLEGPFGQCYLREAHRGPILALAGGSGLAPIKSIVETALAHGQSQPIHLYFGVRSERDLYLEEHFRRLARDFPNLTVHPVLSEPEPGTLRRTGMLHQAVAADFADLAGAKAYVAGPPVMVEAVAPVLLERGLRSEDLHADPFTTEADKAMGGRAVAAAP
- a CDS encoding intradiol ring-cleavage dioxygenase, whose protein sequence is MVPTRRSFLAAFLAGSGLAPLALHRAAAQAAPPLELTPECIDHAPVTLAQTEGPYFKPNAPLKRDLAADAPRGERIAVAGFVVDAACRPVAKALIQLWHADESGAYDNTGFRLRGYQLTDDSGRWWFETIVPALYPGRTRHYHVKVQRPGGRVLTTQLYFPGEPQNRRDPIFNEKLLMKIGDSGEGKIGRYDFVLS
- a CDS encoding outer membrane lipoprotein carrier protein LolA, which translates into the protein MRMPILAAAALALGLALLPAPDLAAKPPEPAPLNDRDRADLSRIEGYLNGVRTMVSPFMQTASDGSVASGTLFLQRPGKLRIEYDPPTPVLIVSASGQLVYYDKTLQQVTYVPTSSTPAGVLVQEPVQLSGEVTVTRLQHGPGVIRVTLARTAEPEAGRVTLIFSDQPLQLKQWTVVDGQGIETQVALLDPVLGGPIDPKRFEFTDPRTRSSGAR
- a CDS encoding RidA family protein encodes the protein MARQWIYSGSKYEELAGYARAVVDGRFVFVSGTVGADFKTGAFADGAEAQSEQAIANIREALAKAGSSLEDVVRVRVYVPDPADVMTVSRVMKRHFDKTRPANTTICTPLTFPEMRVEIEVTALKPEA